A stretch of the Enoplosus armatus isolate fEnoArm2 chromosome 13, fEnoArm2.hap1, whole genome shotgun sequence genome encodes the following:
- the LOC139294831 gene encoding olfactory receptor 5B17-like: protein MENQTFNADIIFIEGLKVSPQSSVPAFVLLLLIYIFIMVSNIGLVVLIFMERSLHEPMYLLFCNMSVNDAFGATAVVPRLLSNVFTPIADRYIRYVDCVVQAFASHFHAGTSHAVLMIMAFDRYVAICNPLRYATIMTNRMVAKLSVGAWVVAFISVAILLGLTIRLTRCRRVIINPFCDNASLFKLSCQNLLINHIYGLGSAVVILGSSLCSVSLTYLRIAMVCLSSRNKALNSRALQTCATHLAVYLIMLVASFTPMIMHRSPEWADNGKVASVMFHVAPPALNPIIYGLQCKELRQKIASVLHKNKVMEVKTLHK from the coding sequence ATGGAGAACCAGACTTTCAATGCAGACATTATATTCATCGAGGGGTTAAAGGTCAGCCCCCAGTCCTCTGTTCCCgccttcgtcctcctcctcctcatctacATCTTCATCATGGTGTCCAACATCGGCCTGGTGGTCCTGATCTTCATGGAGAGGAGCCTCCATGAGCCCATGTATCTGCTCTTCTGCAACATGAGTGTTAACGATGCGTTCGGGGCCACGGCCGTCGTTCCTCGCCTGCTCAGTAATGTTTTCACTCCGATCGCAGACCGGTACATCCGTTACGTAGACTGTGTCGTTCAGGCCTTCGCCTCTCACTTTCACGCAGGCACTTCTCACGCCGTGCTCATGATCATGGCCTTCGATCGCTACGTGGCCATCTGCAACCCCCTGCGATACGCCACCATCATGACCAACAGGATGGTGGCGAAGCTGTCGGTGGGGGCCTGGGTGGTGGCCTTCATCTCTGTTGCGATCCTCCTGGGTCTCACCATCCGCCTGACGCGCTGCAGGCGGGTTATAATCAACCCGTTCTGCGACAACGCCTCCTTGTTCAAGCTGTCCTGCCAGAACCTTCTCATCAACCACATCTACGGCCTCGGCAGCGCCGTGGTCATCCTGGGCTCCTCCCTGTGCAGCGTCTCGCTCACCTACCTGAGGATCGCCATGGTGTGTTTGAGCAGTAGGAACAAGGCTCTGAACAGCCGGGCGCTGCAGACCTGCGCCACCCACCTGGCCGTGTACCTGATCATGTTGGTTGCGTCCTTCACCCCCATGATCATGCACCGCAGCCCCGAGTGGGCGGACAACGGGAAAGTGGCGTCCGTCATGTTCCACGTCGCCCCCCCGGCCCTGAACCCCATCATCTACGGGCTGCAGTGTAAAGAGCTGAGACAGAAGATCGCCAGCGTGCTTCACAAGAATAAAGTCATGGAAGTGAAAACtttgcataaataa
- the LOC139294953 gene encoding olfactory receptor 52N5-like, with amino-acid sequence MENQTFNMDVLQLEGLKVSPQSSIPTFVLLLLIYIFIMVSNIGLVVLILMERSLHEPMYLLFCNMSVNDAFGATAVIPRVLSDVFTPVAQRYIHYYECVIQAFCAHFHAGISHAVLIIMAFDRYVAICNPLRYASIMTNRVVVTLSLSAWGAAFFLIVILLSLSVRLSRCRRVVLNPFCDNASLFKLSCENVIINHIYGLISAMVTMSASLCSVSLTYLRIVMVCLSSKNKALNSKALQTCATHLAVYIILLMSGNIIIILHRFPHLSDHRKLASILFHVVPPSMNAVIYGLQIKAVREKIIIIFKRKK; translated from the coding sequence ATGGAGAACCAAACTTTCAATATGGATGTTCTACAGCTGGAGGGGTTAAAGGTCAGCCCCCAGTCCTCCATTCCCACattcgtcctcctcctcctcatctacATCTTCATCATGGTGTCCAACATCGGCCTGGTGGTCCTGATCCTCATGGAGAGGAGCCTCCATGAGCCCATGTATCTGCTCTTCTGCAACATGAGTGTTAACGATGCGTTCGGGGCCACGGCCGTCATTCCTCGTGTCCTGAGTGACGTCTTCACTCCGGTCGCGCAGCGCTACATCCATTATTATGAGTGCGTCATTCAGGCCTTCTGTGCTCACTTTCACGCAGGCATCTCTCACGCCGTGCTCATCATCATGGCCTTCGATCGCTACGTGGCCATCTGCAACCCCCTGCGATACGCCTCCATCATGACCAACAGGGTGGTGGTGACGCTGTCGCTGTCGGCCTGGGGGGCAGCTTTCTTTTTGATTGTAATCCTCCTGAGCCTCAGCGTCCGCTTGTCGCGCTGCCGGCGGGTTGTACTCAACCCGTTCTGCGACAACGCCTCCTTGTTCaagctgtcctgtgaaaacgTTATTATCAACCACATCTACGGCCTCATCAGTGCCATGGTCACCATGTCAGCGTCCCTGTGCAGCGTCTCGCTCACCTACCTGAGGATCGTCATGGTGTGTTTGAGCAGTAAGAACAAGGCTCTGAACAGCAAAGCTCTGCAGACCTGCGCCACCCACCTGGCCGTGTACATCATCCTGCTCATGTCAggcaacatcatcatcatcctccatcgCTTCCCTCACTTATCGGACCACAGGAAGCTGGCGTCCATCTTGTTCCACGTGGTCCCTCCTTCCATGAACGCTGTTATCTACGGACTGCAAATCAAAGCCGTCAGAGAAAAAATTATCATcatatttaaaaggaaaaaatga
- the or6at1 gene encoding olfactory receptor 6E1 produces MELLPFDISPESPRETYLPTSTNHRSVNSTWEPDGVTFFIIQGLPNLGEKRIILFVILLLAYIVILGGNSMIIFVALTDPKLSTPMYFFLYNLSFVDIVYTTTTIPSMLSSFLMDMKTISVPGCFLQMHFFIQLGVTNYAILTVMAYDRYVAICNPLHYNAVMTRPVQLLLIAGAWGFGTFCTLPATSMTWRRPYCGPNVVRNGWCDLSSVRRLVCADTSVDNIVSVSFAIFSLLTTGVLILTSYVLIGVSMLKMGVAQRLKAFGTCAAHLTVVSISYSSASCVFISYRMGNFSPESEEQGAARVRQKDSEQVQTCCSVSHEGRQHSVLTAKENLPLC; encoded by the exons ATGGAGCTTTTACCGTTTGATATTTCACCTGAAAGCCCCAGAG AGACATACCTGCCCACGTCCACCAATCACAGGTCTGTTAACAGCACCTGGGAGCCTGATGGCGTCACTTTCTTCATCATCCAGGGCCTCCCTAACCTCGGCGAGAAAAGGATAATCCTTTTTGTCATCCTGCTGCTGGCTTACATCGTCATCCTGGGGGGAAACAGCATGATCATCTTTGTG GCGCTGACTGATCCGAAGCTCAGCACTCCCATGTATTTCTTCCTCTACAACCTCTCCTTTGTGGACATTGtctacaccaccaccaccatccccaGCATGTTGTCCAGCTTCCTGATGGACATGAAAACCATTTCCGTCCCGGGCTGCTTCCTCCAGATGCACTTCTTTATTCAGCTAGGCGTTACCAACTATGCCATCCTGACCGTCATGGCGTACGACCGCTACGTGGCCATCTGCAACCCTCTGCACTACAATGCCGTCATGACCCGGCCCGTCCAGCTGCTCCTCATTGCAGGAGCCTGGGGCTTCGGCACCTTCTGCACGCTGCCGGCCACCTCCATGACCTGGCGGCGGCCTTACTGTGGCCCGAATGTGGTGAGGAACGGCTGGTGCGACCTGTCGTCTGTGAGGCGGCTGGTGTGCGCTGACACCTCCGTGGATAACATAGTGTCAGTTTCCTTCGCCATATTCTCGCTACTGACCACAGGAGtcctcatcctcacctcctATGTCCTGATTGGTGTTTCCATGTTGAAGATGGGTGTCGCTCAGAGGCTGAAGGCCTTCGGGACGTGTGCCGCCCACCTGACTGTGGTGTCCATCTCTTACAGCTCGGCCTCCTGTGTATTCATCTCCTACCGGATGGGAAACTTTTCACCAGAG TCTGAGGAACAGGGAGCTGCGAGAGTCCGTCAGAAGGACTCTGAGCAGGTTCAGAcctgctgcagtgtttcccatgAAGGACGTCAGCACAGTGTCCTGACTGCGAAAGAAAACCTGCCACTCTGCTAA